One region of Primulina tabacum isolate GXHZ01 chromosome 17, ASM2559414v2, whole genome shotgun sequence genomic DNA includes:
- the LOC142531472 gene encoding uncharacterized protein LOC142531472, with the protein MEPKDQKQAPAIDLVTSGNSPEFTRFSYALTHSSVIGLDAEWKPNRSASTYPTVSLLQIACRLISSSDSDALQVFLVDLQEIQLLSVYELLKNVFVSPSAIKLGFRFKQDLVFLSYTFCQRGCEPGFDRVEPFIDITAIYNYLRPKVPGQRVPKQHKSLATVCEEVLGILLSKELQCSDWSKRPLTEEQKIYAAADAHCLVEIFNVFQAKVVREANNGENCNKHRPSVLDPGLKIFETSDDCSLVRSIKYIEASDVVRTTVPELCGSIETTKKVDSSNSYKINKEVDNTLSWIVRKYGDRILLKDSDGKPKISKKKTKKSSTVLECKQKTLEVVDSWHDPSPWDPSLGGDGSPKFLCDVMVEGLAKHLRCVGVDAAVPYSKRPDARDLIDQALKEKRVLLTRDAKLFRHEYLIKNQLYKVKSLLKNEQLLEVIETFQLKISEDQLMTRCTKCNGRFIQKPLTTEEAIEASKGFQVIPNCLFNKNIEFWKCMDCHQLYWEGTQYHNAIQKFMDVCKLNE; encoded by the exons ATGGAACCCAAAGACCAGAAACAGGCCCCCGCAATCGACCTAGTCACGTCCGGCAACTCGCCGGAGTTTACTCGTTTCAGCTACGCGTTGACTCATTCCTCCGTCATCGGCCTCGACGCAGAGTGGAAGCCTAATCGCAGCGCCTCCACCTACCCCACCGTTTCTCTGCTCCAAATTGCTTGCCGCCTCATTAGCTCCTCAGATTCCGACGCGCTACAGGTTTTTCTGGTCGATCTTCAGGAAATTCAGCTTCTGTCGGTGTATGAATTGTTGAAGAACGTGTTTGTATCACCGAGTGCTATAAAGCTGGGATTCAGATTTAAGCAGGATTTGGTGTTCTTGTCCTATACGTTTTGTCAGCGTGGGTGTGAACCTGGTTTTGACAGA GTTGAACCTTTCATTGACATTACGGCCATATACAACTATTTACGACCCAAAGTACCCGGACAAAGGGTACCAAAACAACATAAGAGCTTAGCAACAGTCTGCGAGGAAGTTTTGGGTATTTTGCTGTCAAAG GAACTTCAGTGTAGTGACTGGTCTAAGCGTCCTTTGACAGAAGAGCAGAAGATATATGCGGCTGCAGATGCTCATTGTTTGGTTGAGATATTTAATGTCTTCCAAGCCAAGGTTGTTAGAGAAG CTAACAATGGTGAAAATTGCAATAAACACAGGCCATCTGTTTTAGATCCTGGGTTGAAGATCTTTGAGACGTCTGATGATTGTAGTCTGGTGAGAAGTATTAAATATATTGAAGCTTCAGATGTGGTCCGCACAACTGTGCCAGAATTGTGTGGCAGCATAGAGACAACTAAGAAGGTGGATTCCTCGAATTCATATAAAATCAACAAAGAAGTGGATAACACCCTCTCGTGGATAGTTAGGAAGTACGGTGACAGAATCTTGTTAAAGGATTCCGATGGAAAgcccaaaatttcgaaaaagaAAACCAAAAAGTCTTCTACAGTACTGGAGTGCAAGCAAAAGACCCTGGAAGTAGTAGACAGCTGGCATGACCCCTCTCCATGGGATCCCTCCTTGGGCGGTGACGGATCCCCTAAGTTTTTATGTGATGTGATG GTTGAAGGCTTGGCGAAGCATTTGCGGTGTGTTGGGGTAGATGCTGCAGTTCCATATTCGAAGAGACCCGATGCCAG AGATTTGATAGATCAAGCACTAAAAGAGAAGCGAGTGCTCTTAACCAGAGATGCCAAACTTTTCAGACATGAATATTTGATAAAAAACCAACTATACAAGGTGAAGAGTCTCCTTAAAAATGAACAGCTTCTTGAG GTCATAGAAACATTTCAACTTAAAATATCTGAAGATCAGCTAATGACAAGGTGCACTAAATGCAATGGGAGGTTCATCCAAAAGCCACTGACAACTGAAGAAGCTATTGAGGCATCCAAGGGATTTCAAGTGATTCCTAACTGCTTGTTCAACAAAAATATCGAGTTTTGGAAGTGCATGGACTGCCATCAACTTTACTGGGAG GGGACACAGTATCACAATGCAATACAGAAGTTTATGGACGTTTGCAAGCTAAACGAGTAA
- the LOC142531959 gene encoding dof zinc finger protein DOF4.6-like has protein sequence MDTNVQWPQGIGVVKPQVDQKKPRPQKEQAINCPRCSSTNTKFCYYNNYSLSQPRYFCKTCRRYWTEGGTLRNVPVGGGSRKNKRSSAAVLPSVSSSKKLVVPSPPKFSPQNPKIHEGQDLNLAYNPSHYNGFAEFVPFPFGSDAKNLESQNPNNPSSNPSYFPVMEFLKNGISSMGSVGSFMTNIPPVSDNPNSVFSSGDNFPVHGFKSSLSFSLDRGLVDHNQNGYGNLQDHTNSSRISFPFEELKPVSTNHEQFEQDREQAESNGYWNGMLAEGSW, from the exons ATGGATACTAATGTTCAGTGGCCACAG GGAATTGGAGTTGTGAAACCACAAGTTGATCAGAAGAAGCCAAGGCCTCAAAAGGAACAAGCTATAAATTGCCCTAGATGCAGTTCTACAAACACAAAGTTCTGTTATTACAACAACTACAGTCTCTCTCAGCCAAGGTACTTTTGCAAGACTTGTAGGAGGTACTGGACCGAAGGTGGAACCTTAAGAAATGTTCCAGTTGGTGGAGgatcaagaaaaaacaaaagatCTTCTGCTGCTGTGCTTCCTTCCGTAAGTTCTTCCAAGAAATTAGTGGTCCCGAGCCCACCAAAATTTTCACCTCAGAATCCGAAGATCCACGAAGGGCAGGACCTGAATTTAGCTTATAATCCATCCCACTACAATGGATTCGCTGAATTCGTTCCTTTTCCATTCGGAAGTGACGCAAAAAATCTTGAATCTCAAAACCCTAATAACCCTTCTTCGAATCCTTCTTATTTTCCAGTCATGGAGTTTCTTAAGAACGGGATCAGCTCAATGGGATCAGTGGGTTCGTTTATGACAAATATCCCACCAGTTTCTGATAATCCCAACTCAGTTTTTTCATCTGGTGATAACTTTCCCGTGCATGGATTCAAATCAAGCTTGAGTTTTTCATTAGATCGTGGACTAGTTGATCATAATCAAAATGGATATGGGAATCTGCAAGATCACACAAACTCATCGAGGATATCGTTCCCTTTTGAAGAACTGAAGCCTGTTTCTACAAATCATGAGCAATTTGAGCAAGATAGAGAGCAGGCAGAATCAAATGGATACTGGAATGGAATGCTTGCGGAGGGTTCTTGGTGA